A DNA window from Euleptes europaea isolate rEulEur1 chromosome 20, rEulEur1.hap1, whole genome shotgun sequence contains the following coding sequences:
- the TLNRD1 gene encoding talin rod domain-containing protein 1, which translates to MASGGSGKSTSEASTPSGSALQRKKLVSVCDYCKIKMQLVADLLLLSSESRPVNTESLSASGESFEKCRDTIIARTKGLSILTHDIQSQLNMGRFTEVGDILAEMADLVVSLTECSAHAAYLAAVETPGAQPALAGLVDRYRVTRCKHEVEHGCGVLKTTPLADMSPQLLLEVSQNMSKNLKFLTDACVLASERSKDRFAREQFKLSVKCMSTSASALLACVREVKTSPSELTRNRCVLFSGPLVQSVYALVGFATEPQFLGKAAAISPEGKAVQTAVLGGAMSVVSACVLLTQCLRDIAQHPDSSSKMSEYRERLKNSACAVSDGCNLLSQALRERSSPRTLPPVNTNSVN; encoded by the coding sequence ATGGCTAGCGGCGGCTCCGGCAAGTCCACCAGCGAGGCATCCACCCCCAGTGGCAGTGCGTTGCAGAGGAAGAAGCTCGTCTCCGTCTGCGACTACTGCAAGATCAAAATGCAACTGGTGGCGGATTTGCTCCTCCTGTCCAGCGAGAGCCGGCCAGTCAACACCGAGAGCCTGTCGGCCTCCGGGGAGTCTTTCGAGAAGTGCCGGGACACCATCATCGCCCGGACGAAAGGCCTCTCTATCTTGACGCACGATATCCAGAGCCAGCTGAACATGGGACGCTTCACTGAGGTGGGGGACATCCTGGCAGAGATGGCGGACCTGGTGGTTTCCTTGACCGAGTGCTCTGCCCACGCTGCTTACTTGGCAGCAGTGGAGACCCCGGGGGCTCAGCCCGCCTTGGCCGGCTTGGTGGATCGCTACCGGGTCACCAGGTGTAAGCACGAGGTGGAGCACGGCTGCGGGGTCTTGAAAACCACCCCGCTGGCTGACATGAGCCCTCAGCTGCTGCTGGAGGTATCCCAGAACATGTCCAAGAACTTGAAATTCCTGACGGACGCCTGCGTCCTGGCCAGCGAGAGGTCCAAGGACAGGTTTGCCAGGGAGCAGTTCAAGCTGAGCGTCAAGTGTATGAGCACCAGCGCCTCGGCCCTCTTGGCCTGCGTCCGGGAGGTGAAGACTTCACCCAGCGAGCTGACGCGGAACCGGTGCGTCTTGTTCAGCGGGCCCCTGGTGCAGTCCGTCTATGCTCTGGTgggctttgccactgagccccaGTTCTTGGGCAAAGCTGCCGCCATCAGTCCGGAAGGCAAAGCCGTGCAGACTGCCGTTTTGGGGGGCGCGATGAGCGTCGTCTCGGCTTGCGTCCTCCTCACCCAATGCCTCAGGGATATAGCCCAACACCCCGACAGTAGCTCTAAAATGTCTGAGTACAGGGAAAGGTTGAAGAACTCTGCCTGCGCCGTCTCGGACGGTTGCAACCTGCTGTCTCAGGCGCTAAGAGAAAGATCTTCCCCTAGGACTTTGCCGCCAGTGAACACAAATTCTGTGaattaa
- the MESD gene encoding LRP chaperone MESD — MEASCQRRFLCLGLLCSLGAALGADKPMDHAVPKPKKPKDIRDYNDADMARLLEQWESDDDIEENDLPEHRRPSAPVDFSKIDPNKPETILKMTKKGKTLMMFVTVSGDPTEKETEEITNLWQGSLFNANYDVQRFIVGSNRAIFMLRDGSFAWEIKDFLVDQDRCADVTLEGQVYPGKGSTGKAKTANMVKPSKSKQKKEAEKKSASRIDDNRPSRQKEDL; from the exons ATGGAGGCGTCGTGCCAGCGCCGGTTCCTCTGCTTGGGGCTCCTTTGCAGCCTGGGGGCGGCCCTGGGGGCCGACAAGCCGATGGACCACGCCGTCCCCAAGCCCAAGAAGCCCAAAGACATCCGGGATTACAACGACGCCGACATGGCGCGGCTGCTGGAGCAGTGGGAG AGTGATGATGATATCGAAGAAAACGACCTTCCCGAGCACAGGCGTCCCTCTGCGCCCGTTGACTTCTCAAAGATCGATCCGAACAAGCCAGAGACCATCTTGAAGATGACCAAGAAAGGGAAGACCTTGATGATGTTTGTTACTGTGTCAGGAGACCCCACCGAAAAAGAAACGGAGGAGATCACGAATTTGTGGCAGGGCAGCCTTTTCAACGCGAACTACGATGTGCAAAG GTTTATCGTCGGCTCAAACCGTGCCATCTTCATGCTGCGGGACGGAAGCTTCGCATGGGAGATCAAAGACTTCCTGGTGGATCAAGATAGGTGTGCGGACGTAACTTTGGAGGGTCAGGTCTATCCTGGCAAAGGATCCACGGGAAAGGCAAAAACGGCAAATATGGTGAAGCCTTCAAAATCCAAACAGAAAAAAGAGGCAGAGAAGAAATCTGCATCCCGGATAGACGACAACCGCCCGAGCCGACAGAAAGAAGACCTATGA